A portion of the Bactrocera neohumeralis isolate Rockhampton chromosome 2, APGP_CSIRO_Bneo_wtdbg2-racon-allhic-juicebox.fasta_v2, whole genome shotgun sequence genome contains these proteins:
- the LOC126756541 gene encoding zinc finger protein 3-like, whose translation MKSSLNEKWIVCRVCLKQPEEVMTTIFDRDDEKDMTQMILECGGVPIKRFDHYPDKICCKCIKYLRVAYKFRVTCQRSHKHLSRFIAPAVVDTQVEEEVTEYLPIEVEEVEALKVEPDLADIKQELSDPEETEVLDIYEPIEEDAEIFEEFDTIDRSGSALSDGAEYLEDINYEFQYSDEDYVPMKEAAPKRGRGRPPKNLKKGAVVSSKQTVNRDLIKKEKTSPAKRGPKPKKVKPTSYICDICGNIYPSQGRLTEHIKLHKGIKPHECEICGHCFAQTQQLTRHMNTHTGNRPYKCSYCPAAFADLSTRNKHHRIHTNERPYVCDVCGKSFTYTNTLKFHKMIHTGEKPHVCDICGKGFQQAYKLRNHKMTHERKGVGVKIEPIEVETLENYHEVVTATTQILEI comes from the exons ATGAAATCTAGTTTAAACGAAAAATGGATTGTGTGCAGGGTTTGTTTAAAGCAACCCGAAGAAGTGATGACGACTATATTTGATAGGGATGACGAAAAAGACATGACGCAAATGATTTTGGAGTGTGGCGGAGTACCA ATTAAACGTTTTGACCATTATCCGGATAAAATATGTtgcaaatgtataaaatatttgcgtGTGGCATATAAGTTTCGTGTTACCTGCCAGCGTTCACATAAACACCTTAGTAGATTTATAGCACCAGCTGTAGTAGATACTCAGGTTGAGGAAGAAGTAACGGAATATTTACCCATTGAGGTGGAGGAAGTAGAAGCTTTGAAAGTTGAGCCTGATCTTGCTGACATTAAGCAGGAACTATCGGATCCGGAGGAAACTGAAGTTCTAGATATTTATGAGCCAATTGAAGAAGATGCGGAGATTTTCGAAGAGTTCGACACAATTGAT CGGTCAGGCTCAGCGCTTTCTGACGGTGCCGAGTACTTAGAAGATATTAATTATGAATTCCAGTATTCGGATGAAGATTATGTACCAATGAAAGAAGCAGCACCTAAGCGAGGTAGAGGACGACCGCCAAAGAATTTGAAGAAAGGTGCTGTAGTATCATCCAAACAAACAGTAAATCGAGATTTAATTAAGAAAGAGAAGACATCGCCGGCAAAGCGAGGACCCAAACCGAAAAAAGTCAAACCTACATcatatatttgtgatatttgtGGAAACATCTATCCATCGCAAGGACGCCTTACTGAACATATAAAATTACATAAGGGTATCAAACCGCATGAGTGCGA GATTTGTGGACACTGCTTCGCACAGACACAGCAATTAACGCGGCATATGAATACTCACACCGGAAATCGGCCATATAAATGCAGTTATTGTCCAGCAGCTTTTGCTGACCTTTCCACTCGCAATAAACATCATCG aaTTCATACGAATGAAAGGCCATATGTGTGCGATGTTTGTGGTAAATCCtttacatacacaaacactTTGAAATTTCACAAGATGATACACACGGGAGAAAAGCCGCATGT ATGTGATATTTGTGGTAAAGGCTTTCAACAAGCTTACAAACTGCGGAATCACAAAATGACACATGAGCGAAAAGGCGTTGGAGTGAAAATTGAGCCGATAGAAGTGGAAACATTAGAAAATTATCATGAAGTAGTAACTGCTACCACACAGATcctagaaatataa